The Deltaproteobacteria bacterium genome has a segment encoding these proteins:
- the ssb gene encoding single-stranded DNA-binding protein yields MAGVNKAILIGNLGRDPEVRYTQDGTAVASFSIATSEEWKDRNTGEKREKTEWHRIVAFRRLGEICGEYLSKGRQVYIEGRIQTRDWEDKDGVKRYTTEIVADKMQMLGPKGDFGGGAKSGGQGPRTQDSAPGPSYGDMGDDDIPF; encoded by the coding sequence ATGGCAGGCGTTAACAAGGCGATACTCATCGGCAATTTGGGCAGGGATCCCGAGGTGCGCTATACCCAGGACGGCACGGCGGTGGCCAGCTTCAGTATCGCCACGTCCGAGGAGTGGAAGGACCGCAATACCGGGGAGAAGCGGGAAAAAACGGAGTGGCACCGCATCGTCGCCTTTCGACGGCTGGGTGAAATCTGCGGGGAATACCTTTCCAAGGGACGCCAGGTGTACATCGAAGGGCGCATTCAGACCCGTGACTGGGAAGACAAGGACGGCGTTAAACGCTACACCACCGAGATCGTGGCCGACAAGATGCAGATGCTCGGCCCCAAGGGTGATTTCGGCGGCGGAGCAAAAAGCGGCGGCCAAGGCCCCCGCACCCAGGATTCGGCTCCCGGGCCCTCCTACGGCGACATGGGCGATGACGACATCCCGTTTTGA
- the speB gene encoding agmatinase, with the protein MPFESIDHAITPGSLYGIKEEPTYSGVLSFMRRKYTKDLSRADVAVSGVPLDLMVTNRPGTRFGPAAIRKASAHLAWSPPWPWPFDPFERLAVIDYGDCLFDPGKPETITDSICGHARRIVKAGVFMLTLGGDHYVTYPLLKAHAEKFGQLSLVHFDAHSDTWAEEEKRLDHGTMFFHALREGLIDPETSVQIGIRTTNPSTHGVKIIHAPEVMNTGAKATADAVRKTVGNRPVYLTFDIDCLDPAYAPGTGTPVPGGLTSLMALEIIRDLTGLNYAGMDVVEVSPAYDVSDITALAGATIAAELLCVLAADRKPVDQQI; encoded by the coding sequence ATGCCGTTCGAATCCATCGACCATGCCATCACCCCGGGAAGCCTTTACGGGATCAAGGAAGAGCCCACCTATTCCGGTGTGCTCAGTTTCATGCGCCGCAAGTACACAAAAGACCTGAGCCGTGCCGATGTTGCCGTCAGCGGCGTCCCTTTGGACCTGATGGTTACCAACCGCCCCGGCACCCGCTTCGGGCCGGCAGCCATCCGCAAGGCTTCCGCTCACCTGGCCTGGTCGCCGCCCTGGCCCTGGCCGTTCGACCCCTTCGAACGGCTGGCGGTCATAGATTACGGCGATTGCCTTTTCGACCCGGGGAAACCGGAAACCATTACGGACAGCATTTGCGGGCATGCCCGCCGGATTGTCAAGGCCGGGGTTTTCATGCTGACCCTGGGCGGGGATCACTATGTCACGTACCCCCTTTTAAAGGCGCATGCGGAAAAATTCGGGCAGCTCTCCCTGGTGCATTTCGATGCCCATTCCGACACCTGGGCGGAGGAGGAAAAACGCCTCGATCACGGCACCATGTTTTTTCATGCCCTGCGGGAAGGACTCATCGACCCGGAAACCTCTGTTCAGATCGGCATTCGCACCACCAATCCAAGCACTCACGGCGTCAAGATCATCCATGCACCGGAGGTGATGAACACCGGTGCGAAAGCAACGGCCGACGCCGTCAGGAAGACCGTCGGCAACAGGCCCGTTTACCTGACCTTCGACATCGACTGCCTCGACCCGGCCTACGCTCCGGGCACGGGAACGCCGGTTCCCGGCGGGCTGACCTCGTTAATGGCGCTTGAAATCATACGCGACCTGACGGGGCTCAATTATGCGGGCATGGATGTGGTGGAAGTAAGCCCGGCCTACGACGTGAGCGATATCACGGCTCTGGCCGGCGCCACCATCGCCGCCGAGCTCTTGTGTGTACTGGCGGCGGACAGAAAACCGGTCGACCAACAAATATAG
- a CDS encoding DUF4136 domain-containing protein, translating to MRTHNLLSGLLLFALVGLLWGCSGIQVSQDYTVPSDFSALKTYDWLTKIQPETGDIRVDSSLLDSRIRSAIDASLSQEGYQRITQGKADFYVAYTYEIHSKVESSNVTVGFGMGSLGGYGALGMNTGGNAREYDEGMLVIDLYDPSKENLLWRGIGTSRVDQHPKPEKAAARIKEKVEKILSQFPPQPD from the coding sequence ATGCGAACACACAATCTTTTATCCGGATTACTTCTTTTTGCCCTGGTGGGCCTTCTGTGGGGATGCAGCGGTATCCAGGTAAGCCAGGACTATACGGTGCCGTCGGATTTTTCTGCGCTGAAAACCTATGACTGGCTGACGAAAATCCAACCTGAAACCGGCGACATTAGAGTCGACAGTTCCCTTCTCGACAGCCGGATACGGTCGGCGATAGACGCCTCGCTATCACAAGAGGGGTATCAAAGGATTACCCAGGGGAAAGCCGATTTTTACGTGGCTTACACATACGAGATTCACAGCAAAGTCGAATCCAGCAATGTCACGGTGGGGTTCGGAATGGGAAGCCTCGGCGGCTATGGGGCGCTGGGAATGAATACCGGTGGAAATGCCAGAGAATACGATGAAGGCATGCTGGTGATAGATCTGTATGACCCATCCAAAGAAAATTTGCTCTGGCGCGGAATAGGAACCTCCCGTGTCGATCAACACCCAAAGCCCGAGAAAGCCGCCGCAAGGATCAAAGAAAAGGTTGAAAAAATACTCTCTCAGTTTCCGCCGCAACCCGATTGA
- a CDS encoding DUF3786 domain-containing protein, with translation MPEPSNVMEIFKYLEKSNCRECGEKTCLAFAGAVFQGRKTIDQCPRLPAEVTALFARDDDDTEQGADERQVAFLKKMATEIGRLDLSEAAARAGGRFDGDKLTLKVLGKDFSVNAEMKFITQLHVNPWILGPFLDYVIYGDGVIPNGSWVSYRELAEGKERYPLFQKRCEAALKRIADTYTDLFDDLVHIFDGKRVAEAFESDISVVLHPLPKVPIMICYWRPEEGMASDMNLFFDRSADRNLKNGTAFTLGAGLAQMFEKLAVRHGVFENV, from the coding sequence ATGCCTGAGCCCAGCAATGTAATGGAGATATTCAAATACCTGGAAAAGTCCAACTGCCGGGAATGCGGGGAAAAAACATGTCTGGCATTTGCCGGCGCCGTATTTCAAGGCAGAAAAACAATCGATCAGTGCCCACGGCTGCCCGCCGAAGTGACGGCACTGTTTGCCAGGGATGATGACGACACAGAACAGGGAGCAGATGAAAGGCAGGTGGCGTTTTTGAAGAAAATGGCCACCGAAATCGGCCGTCTCGACCTGTCAGAAGCCGCCGCAAGGGCCGGCGGACGCTTTGACGGCGACAAACTGACGCTCAAGGTTCTCGGCAAGGACTTCAGTGTCAACGCCGAGATGAAATTCATCACCCAACTGCACGTGAACCCGTGGATTTTGGGACCCTTTCTCGATTACGTGATCTACGGCGACGGCGTCATCCCCAACGGTTCCTGGGTGTCCTACCGGGAGCTCGCCGAGGGCAAGGAGCGCTATCCCCTGTTTCAGAAGCGGTGCGAAGCGGCGCTGAAGCGGATTGCGGACACCTATACCGACCTCTTTGACGACCTGGTGCACATATTCGACGGGAAACGGGTGGCCGAAGCCTTCGAATCGGATATTTCCGTCGTGCTTCATCCCCTGCCCAAGGTGCCTATCATGATATGCTATTGGCGGCCCGAGGAGGGCATGGCATCGGATATGAACCTTTTTTTCGACCGGAGTGCGGACCGCAATTTAAAAAACGGAACGGCGTTCACCCTGGGAGCCGGACTGGCCCAGATGTTCGAGAAACTGGCGGTACGGCACGGGGTGTTTGAAAATGTGTAA
- a CDS encoding DUF362 domain-containing protein, translating into MVDVFFKHSSYVAADLGDTISDVMDGAGGDRIQPGSRVLIKPNLLLPAGPEKGITTHPLIVRSVVEYVLAKGARPLVSDSPGMGSFEKILRKGGYLDAMKGLDVECRPFRDAVRVDIGKPFGTIELARDALQSDFVINLAKLKTHAQMLLTLGVKNLFGCVIGLKKPKWHLKAGSDRAMFARLLVQIARAVNPDITIIDGITAMEGQGPGRSGAPRELGLIAGSRDAYALDMTICKVLGLDPDTLRTHSVAKELGLLPENINLKGRFHVVDDFDFPDVGTLLMGPKMLQGVMRRNIIQKPVVDNKVCKLCGECWRYCPVKAITHHIKGIRFNYDTCIRCYCCLEICPHGAIRMKEPLLGKLVRPYLGSE; encoded by the coding sequence ATGGTAGATGTCTTCTTCAAACACTCGTCCTATGTGGCGGCCGACCTCGGCGACACCATTTCCGACGTCATGGACGGCGCCGGCGGAGACCGCATTCAACCCGGGAGCCGTGTGCTGATCAAACCCAACCTCCTTTTGCCGGCGGGTCCGGAGAAGGGGATCACCACCCATCCCCTGATCGTCAGGTCCGTGGTCGAATATGTCCTCGCCAAAGGCGCCCGGCCGCTGGTGTCGGACAGCCCCGGGATGGGTTCTTTTGAAAAAATTCTGCGCAAAGGGGGGTACCTGGATGCGATGAAGGGGTTGGACGTCGAGTGCCGTCCTTTTAGGGACGCCGTCCGGGTCGATATCGGCAAGCCCTTCGGCACCATCGAACTGGCTAGGGATGCCCTGCAGTCCGATTTCGTCATCAATCTGGCAAAGCTGAAAACCCATGCCCAGATGCTCCTGACCCTGGGGGTGAAGAACCTGTTCGGTTGTGTCATCGGCTTGAAGAAACCCAAATGGCACCTCAAGGCGGGAAGCGATCGGGCCATGTTCGCCAGGCTCCTGGTGCAGATTGCCAGGGCCGTCAACCCGGACATCACCATCATCGACGGCATCACGGCCATGGAGGGCCAGGGCCCCGGCAGAAGCGGGGCGCCCAGGGAACTGGGCCTGATTGCCGGCAGCCGGGATGCTTATGCGCTGGACATGACCATCTGCAAGGTTTTGGGGCTGGACCCGGACACGCTCAGGACCCATTCGGTGGCAAAGGAGTTGGGGCTGCTTCCGGAGAACATCAACCTGAAAGGCCGTTTTCATGTCGTGGACGATTTTGATTTCCCGGATGTCGGTACGCTGCTTATGGGGCCGAAGATGTTGCAGGGCGTCATGCGCAGAAATATCATCCAGAAGCCGGTGGTGGACAACAAGGTCTGCAAACTGTGCGGCGAGTGCTGGCGCTACTGCCCTGTCAAGGCCATCACCCACCACATCAAGGGCATCCGTTTCAATTACGACACGTGCATCCGGTGCTACTGCTGCCTGGAAATCTGCCCGCACGGGGCCATACGGATGAAGGAGCCGCTGCTCGGGAAACTGGTTCGGCCATACCTGGGTTCTGAATAG
- a CDS encoding MBL fold metallo-hydrolase — MKIIQKGDENGNGMVVRFRLPSGLEIFSLPTKNFYGGHWDLGPTWNYAVMADRPFLVDAGRFGQGKHLLKMLQVAGISPGDLAFVLISHGHEDHDGGLSELVELTDIKVKAHTVYDLLIRQYPALAPEGYKQHFPAKCWHCIMPVEFFEANCLGYHRVLQALSVERVGDEDENFGDGIGTMHLPGHSPDSLAVMLGDEAIIAGDVVLPDITPWPTRLEQYAEAEAVLAPLYPRADALFGLNRYLGSLGRLRDIARHSPDIRVFPAHRVYYQSHWNEIHLAERLEQLFEHHIQRCASILEIVSGEARDVDEIARRHFKEVLLKGPGKRMAAYEIISHAEVLLACGDLVEVAKHRYAATGSAYFEQHIRL; from the coding sequence ATGAAAATCATTCAAAAAGGAGATGAAAACGGCAACGGCATGGTGGTCCGGTTTCGCCTGCCTTCCGGGCTGGAAATCTTCAGCCTTCCCACGAAGAATTTTTACGGCGGCCATTGGGATCTGGGGCCCACCTGGAATTATGCCGTCATGGCCGATCGCCCTTTTCTGGTCGATGCGGGACGCTTCGGCCAGGGAAAACATCTATTGAAAATGCTGCAGGTCGCCGGCATCAGCCCGGGTGATCTCGCCTTCGTCCTTATCAGCCACGGCCATGAGGACCACGACGGCGGCCTTTCCGAACTGGTGGAACTGACCGATATCAAAGTGAAGGCCCACACTGTCTATGATCTTTTGATCCGGCAGTACCCCGCCCTGGCCCCTGAAGGGTACAAGCAGCATTTTCCCGCTAAATGCTGGCACTGCATCATGCCCGTCGAGTTCTTCGAAGCCAACTGCCTCGGCTACCACCGGGTCCTGCAGGCATTGTCCGTGGAAAGGGTCGGGGATGAAGACGAAAATTTCGGAGACGGCATCGGCACCATGCACCTGCCGGGTCACAGTCCCGACTCTCTGGCCGTGATGCTGGGAGACGAGGCCATCATCGCCGGCGATGTGGTCCTGCCGGATATCACACCCTGGCCCACCCGGCTGGAGCAATATGCGGAAGCCGAAGCCGTTCTGGCGCCGCTCTACCCCCGGGCGGATGCCCTGTTCGGTCTGAACCGCTACCTGGGTTCGCTCGGCCGGCTCCGCGACATCGCCAGGCACTCCCCGGACATCCGGGTGTTTCCGGCTCATCGCGTTTATTACCAGTCTCATTGGAACGAGATCCACCTGGCCGAAAGACTGGAGCAACTGTTCGAGCACCACATCCAGCGCTGTGCATCCATTCTGGAAATCGTGTCAGGAGAAGCAAGGGATGTCGATGAGATCGCACGGCGCCATTTCAAAGAGGTGCTGCTGAAGGGGCCGGGCAAACGGATGGCGGCCTATGAAATTATCAGCCACGCCGAGGTGTTGCTGGCCTGCGGTGACTTGGTGGAAGTTGCCAAACACAGGTATGCCGCCACCGGCAGCGCCTATTTCGAACAGCACATTAGGCTCTAA
- a CDS encoding (Fe-S)-binding protein, translated as MSDLPKPEELYNMDNRPPRTDWMDTPAEIRKGIACYAANPKSLEYVGFPNARKWSCFDEDWQLPENWQEIIHQGFKERLEKFRSFKVFMDICVRCGACADKCHFFIGTGDPKNMPVLRAELLRSIYRNDFTRAGKILGRLGGARPMTLEVLKEWWSYLFQCSECRRCSVFCPYGIDTAEITIMGRELLNLLGLNIDWIATPVANCYRTGNHLGIQPHAFKDMLDFFQEDIEEITGVDVKPQFNKVGADILFITPSGDVFADPGTYTCMGYMMLFHFLREKYGFDITWSTYASEGGNFGFFTSHEMMKRLNAKMYAEAKRLGVKWILGGECGHMWRVINQYMDTMNGPADFLEEPVSPITGTKFENAKSTKMVHITEFTADLIKHGKLDLDKSRNSNLSVTFHDSCNPARGMGLLDEPRYVIKSVVDKFYEMPANTIREQTFCCGSGSGLNAGEDMELRMAGGLPRANAVKSVHESKGVNTLATICAIDRAVLPDLMSYWVPGVEVAGVHEMVANALILPGEKERETDLRGEPLPGMEDADE; from the coding sequence ATGTCAGACCTTCCCAAACCAGAGGAACTCTATAACATGGACAACCGTCCGCCCCGGACGGATTGGATGGACACGCCGGCGGAAATCCGCAAGGGCATCGCTTGCTACGCGGCCAATCCCAAAAGCCTCGAATATGTGGGCTTTCCGAACGCCCGGAAGTGGAGCTGTTTCGACGAGGACTGGCAACTGCCGGAAAACTGGCAGGAGATCATCCACCAGGGGTTTAAGGAACGGCTGGAAAAATTCCGCTCTTTCAAGGTGTTCATGGACATCTGCGTGCGGTGCGGCGCCTGCGCCGACAAGTGCCACTTTTTCATCGGCACCGGCGACCCCAAGAATATGCCGGTGTTGAGGGCCGAACTCCTGCGATCCATCTACCGCAACGATTTTACCCGTGCCGGGAAAATACTCGGACGGCTGGGGGGCGCCAGGCCCATGACCCTGGAGGTGCTCAAGGAGTGGTGGTCCTACCTGTTCCAGTGCTCCGAATGCCGGCGCTGCTCGGTTTTCTGCCCCTACGGCATCGACACGGCGGAGATCACCATCATGGGCCGGGAGCTGCTGAACCTGCTGGGCCTGAATATCGACTGGATCGCCACCCCGGTGGCCAACTGCTACCGCACCGGCAACCACCTGGGCATCCAGCCCCACGCCTTCAAGGACATGCTCGATTTTTTTCAGGAAGACATCGAAGAGATCACCGGCGTGGATGTGAAGCCCCAGTTCAACAAAGTGGGTGCCGACATCCTGTTCATCACGCCCTCGGGCGACGTTTTTGCGGACCCGGGAACCTATACCTGCATGGGCTACATGATGCTTTTTCACTTCCTCAGGGAAAAGTACGGGTTCGACATCACCTGGAGCACCTACGCATCGGAAGGGGGCAACTTCGGTTTCTTCACCTCGCATGAAATGATGAAGCGGCTGAACGCCAAGATGTACGCCGAGGCCAAGCGCCTGGGCGTCAAGTGGATCCTCGGCGGCGAGTGCGGCCACATGTGGCGCGTCATCAACCAGTACATGGACACCATGAACGGCCCCGCCGACTTTCTCGAAGAACCGGTTTCTCCGATTACCGGAACCAAATTCGAAAATGCCAAATCGACCAAAATGGTCCATATTACGGAGTTTACCGCCGATCTTATCAAGCACGGCAAGCTCGACCTCGACAAGAGCCGCAACAGCAACCTGAGCGTTACCTTTCACGATTCCTGTAATCCTGCGCGGGGCATGGGCCTGCTCGATGAACCGCGCTATGTGATTAAGAGCGTGGTAGACAAATTCTACGAAATGCCGGCCAACACGATTCGCGAACAGACCTTCTGTTGCGGCAGTGGATCGGGTCTCAACGCCGGTGAGGACATGGAACTGAGAATGGCGGGCGGCCTGCCGCGGGCCAATGCCGTCAAGTCGGTTCACGAAAGCAAGGGCGTCAATACCCTGGCCACGATCTGCGCCATAGACCGCGCCGTTTTGCCGGACCTGATGTCCTACTGGGTGCCCGGGGTCGAAGTTGCCGGTGTGCACGAAATGGTAGCCAATGCATTGATTTTACCGGGCGAAAAGGAGCGTGAGACAGACCTGCGCGGCGAACCGCTGCCGGGAATGGAGGATGCAGATGAGTAA
- a CDS encoding PqiC family protein codes for MKAGGRLSRHITLLCGLVFLLLAACGTTAPTRFYLLDPLAEPGEAASAASSESLSITLAPVELPEHLNRPQIVTRKKDSMVGIDEFNRWAEPLKAGVTATLAENLSLLLGTDRISITNRLRDTGSDYGIAVNVLRFDGWPGGEATLVCRWVLYQGDAPEAPRPRRFSATTKVEGADYPALVTALSGMLAKLSREIAGQITSGL; via the coding sequence ATGAAGGCAGGAGGTCGTTTATCCCGGCATATCACCCTGTTGTGCGGGCTGGTGTTTCTGCTCCTGGCAGCCTGCGGTACCACCGCCCCGACGCGCTTTTATCTCCTTGACCCCCTGGCCGAACCGGGTGAAGCGGCGAGCGCGGCCAGCAGTGAATCGCTTTCCATCACACTGGCGCCGGTCGAACTGCCCGAACACCTGAACCGCCCCCAGATCGTGACCCGCAAAAAAGATAGCATGGTCGGCATCGACGAATTCAACCGCTGGGCCGAACCACTGAAAGCGGGTGTTACCGCCACCCTTGCCGAAAATCTATCCCTGCTTCTGGGAACCGACCGGATATCGATCACCAACCGCCTCAGGGATACCGGCTCCGACTATGGGATTGCGGTAAATGTCCTGCGTTTCGACGGGTGGCCCGGCGGCGAGGCCACCCTGGTCTGCCGCTGGGTGCTTTACCAGGGGGATGCCCCGGAAGCGCCCCGCCCCCGACGCTTCAGCGCCACCACCAAAGTAGAGGGCGCAGACTACCCCGCTCTGGTGACAGCCCTCAGCGGCATGCTGGCCAAGCTCAGCCGTGAGATCGCCGGGCAGATAACTTCGGGCCTGTAA
- a CDS encoding RsbRD N-terminal domain-containing protein, with the protein MELAALLEKKKEAIVNEWFEQVIQTYAPDTAIFYQNQKDAFLNPVGSTTKQSLAKLYDLLIKSVEESPEAIIDPLVRIRAVQNFTPSQAVAFVFFLKPIVRKHFQKNRKKISIETLLDLESRIDTLALIGFDVYMHCREKIYRMKTSVERDKIYKAFARAGLIKEVAADEPDPKFI; encoded by the coding sequence ATGGAGTTGGCTGCCCTGTTAGAGAAAAAAAAAGAAGCGATCGTCAACGAATGGTTTGAACAGGTCATCCAAACCTATGCGCCCGATACGGCTATCTTCTATCAAAATCAGAAAGACGCCTTCCTCAACCCGGTGGGCTCCACCACCAAGCAGTCGTTGGCAAAACTCTACGATCTTCTCATCAAATCGGTAGAAGAATCCCCCGAAGCGATCATCGACCCCCTTGTCAGAATCAGGGCCGTACAAAATTTCACGCCTTCGCAGGCTGTCGCATTCGTTTTTTTCCTGAAACCGATTGTCAGGAAGCACTTCCAGAAAAACCGCAAAAAAATTTCAATAGAGACGCTTTTGGACCTGGAGTCCAGAATAGACACGCTGGCGCTGATCGGTTTCGACGTGTACATGCACTGCCGCGAAAAAATATACCGTATGAAAACCAGTGTGGAGAGGGATAAGATTTACAAGGCATTTGCGAGAGCTGGACTTATAAAAGAGGTTGCGGCGGATGAGCCGGACCCTAAATTTATTTAA
- a CDS encoding RNA methyltransferase, which produces MRPTVSNEALTKRIKRHVIGRPHTFFAVTAPGLERLCLRELATIPGTVAQAAAVPGGVEFEGRLTDLYGASLDLRTPTRILMRLAAFKATNFRQLEKQLGRLPWELYLPPDVSLKISVKTAHSRLYHTEAIARHLEQAVVTRLADIFGSRSGGNSTKNMQTVHARVLDDNFLVSLDSSGLPLYKRGLKTDVGKAPLRETLAAAVLTWAGYRGRGTLLDPMCGSGTFSLEAALMSNRTPPGWYRSFAFMHWPAFKSGQWQYLKKERSQRIRPPERAPEQAKVFAADIDPDMCKALAAVVRQHDLAEIVSVDRADFFGLMPKAISPQPGTVALNPPYGLRLGPSRETDDLYGDIAGKLKKDFKRWRLAIILPDKRLAALFPSHLRPRSIPHGGLSLTLLTGTIV; this is translated from the coding sequence ATGCGACCGACTGTTTCTAATGAAGCCCTGACAAAAAGGATCAAGCGACACGTTATCGGCCGGCCCCACACCTTTTTTGCCGTGACGGCTCCCGGCCTGGAGCGGTTGTGTCTCCGGGAGCTTGCCACCATACCGGGAACGGTCGCTCAGGCTGCGGCCGTTCCCGGCGGGGTGGAATTCGAGGGCCGTCTCACCGATCTCTACGGCGCCAGCCTCGACCTGCGTACCCCCACGCGTATTCTCATGCGACTGGCAGCGTTCAAGGCCACCAATTTCAGACAATTGGAAAAACAGCTCGGCCGTCTTCCCTGGGAACTGTACCTCCCTCCGGATGTCAGCCTGAAAATCAGCGTAAAAACCGCTCATTCCCGGCTTTATCATACCGAAGCGATTGCCCGCCACCTCGAGCAAGCCGTCGTGACGCGCCTGGCGGATATTTTTGGAAGCCGATCCGGAGGCAACAGTACAAAAAACATGCAGACCGTCCACGCGCGGGTCCTGGACGACAACTTTCTCGTCTCGTTGGACAGCAGTGGGCTGCCTCTGTACAAAAGAGGCCTGAAAACCGACGTGGGCAAGGCCCCCCTACGCGAAACACTGGCCGCAGCCGTCCTTACCTGGGCCGGTTACAGGGGCAGGGGGACGCTGCTGGATCCCATGTGCGGTTCGGGAACGTTTTCCCTGGAAGCCGCCCTGATGTCGAACCGGACGCCCCCGGGGTGGTACCGGTCCTTTGCCTTCATGCATTGGCCGGCCTTTAAGAGCGGGCAGTGGCAATATTTGAAAAAGGAGCGTTCCCAAAGGATCCGCCCGCCGGAGCGTGCTCCAGAACAGGCGAAGGTGTTCGCAGCCGACATCGATCCTGACATGTGCAAGGCGCTGGCAGCCGTCGTCCGGCAACACGATTTGGCGGAAATCGTCAGCGTGGACCGTGCGGATTTCTTCGGCCTCATGCCCAAAGCCATCAGCCCGCAGCCCGGCACGGTGGCCTTGAATCCCCCTTACGGCTTACGCCTGGGGCCTTCCCGTGAAACAGACGACCTTTACGGCGACATTGCCGGAAAACTGAAAAAGGATTTTAAACGCTGGCGCCTGGCCATCATCTTGCCGGACAAACGCCTGGCAGCCCTGTTTCCTTCTCATCTCAGGCCCCGTAGCATTCCCCACGGCGGTCTGTCGCTCACCCTGCTCACCGGCACTATCGTCTGA
- the dsrM gene encoding sulfate reduction electron transfer complex DsrMKJOP subunit DsrM: MNVKYMYSLLAVIVLFLASYILAGTGTAFKALFGIILPYAALLTFIIGFIVRIMDWARSAVPFKITTTCGQQKSLPWIKPNAIDNPFSKGAVVVRMILEIVLFRSLFRNTRLKMKAGPKIFYQLEIFLWVGALAFHYAFLTVLLRHLRFFTEPVPFFVRLLENVDSFFRVEILYDVNQFGLPGLYLSGFVLLAAVVYLFLRRIFIPNVKYISLAADFFPLFLIFGIAFTGILMRYVAKIDVVAAKELTMGLVTFHPTIPEGLASLFYVHVFFVSILLAYFPFSKLMHLGGIFLSPTRNMTADTRANRHVNPWNYPVHVHTYEEYEDEFREKMIEAGLPVVKQPVATPPEETEEKE, translated from the coding sequence ATGAATGTTAAGTACATGTATTCCCTGTTAGCGGTTATTGTACTGTTTCTGGCTTCCTATATTTTAGCCGGAACAGGGACGGCTTTCAAGGCTCTCTTCGGCATCATCCTGCCCTATGCCGCCCTGCTCACCTTTATAATTGGATTCATCGTCCGCATCATGGACTGGGCACGCTCTGCGGTGCCGTTCAAGATTACCACCACCTGCGGGCAGCAGAAATCACTGCCGTGGATCAAACCGAACGCCATCGACAACCCTTTTTCAAAAGGCGCGGTCGTCGTCCGCATGATCCTGGAGATCGTCCTGTTTCGCTCCTTGTTCCGCAACACGCGTTTGAAAATGAAGGCCGGCCCGAAAATTTTCTACCAGCTGGAAATTTTCCTCTGGGTGGGCGCCCTGGCCTTCCACTACGCCTTTCTGACGGTATTGCTGCGGCACCTGCGTTTCTTCACGGAACCGGTACCCTTTTTCGTGCGGCTGCTCGAAAACGTCGACTCCTTTTTCAGGGTTGAAATCCTTTACGATGTCAACCAGTTCGGGCTCCCCGGCCTTTACCTTTCCGGATTCGTGCTGCTGGCTGCGGTCGTCTACCTGTTCCTGCGCAGGATTTTTATCCCCAATGTCAAATACATTTCTCTCGCAGCCGATTTTTTTCCGCTCTTTCTGATCTTCGGTATTGCCTTCACCGGCATCCTCATGCGCTACGTCGCCAAAATCGATGTTGTCGCGGCCAAGGAGCTCACCATGGGACTCGTCACCTTTCATCCGACCATCCCCGAGGGCCTGGCCTCACTATTTTACGTGCATGTCTTTTTCGTCAGCATTCTGCTGGCCTACTTCCCCTTCAGCAAGCTCATGCATCTCGGAGGCATCTTCCTCAGCCCGACCCGGAACATGACCGCCGACACCCGCGCAAACCGCCACGTCAATCCCTGGAACTACCCGGTTCACGTACACACCTACGAGGAATATGAGGACGAGTTCCGTGAAAAAATGATCGAAGCCGGGCTGCCGGTGGTGAAACAGCCTGTTGCAACACCTCCCGAAGAAACCGAGGAAAAGGAGTAA